Genomic DNA from Mycobacteroides chelonae CCUG 47445:
CCATGCCGCCGTGCCGAATGCCAGGTCGCCGGCCAGCTGTAGAAGCGCCTTCTCCGATGGATACCCGTCGTAACTACCGACAATGCGCTGGACAAACTCCGGCCCGTCCTTGGACAACGCGTGCTCCAGCGCATCCGGTGTGATCGGAAGGATCTTGAGGATCTTGGTAAACAGGGTGGCCTCTTCGGCGTTGTACCCAATGATGAGTGGAACACGATGTGCCTCACCGCGTTCCATGGCCTCAACGGGATCGAGAGGCAGTACGTCGCCGTCGATGCTTGGCCCGATCCGCAGCGACAGACCTGGTACATGTTTGGCGGATCCGATCAGCCGAAACAGGGCCTTCACAAGATTCTTCGACTTCGCGGAGAGAACTGTTTCGGCCGCGTTCGAGTCGGTCGCGCCCAGGTACTTCGCGAACTGGCGCGCGTTCACCACAGCATCCTCGGCGCTGACCACCAGCCCGCTGGCGGTGCTCTGGCAGATCACCCGGTGGAACAGTCCTGCGGCTGAGGGCACCGCAAGCAGCGTGTTCACGGCGTGCGACCCGGCGCTCTCCCCGAAGATCGTCACGTTGTGGGGATCGCCCCCGAAGGCACCGATGTTGTCGCGCACCCACTGCAACGCCAGCACCAAGTCGCGCAGGTACAGGTTGCTGTCGATGGTGTGCGTCTCGTCCGACAGCGATGAAAGGTCCACGCAGCCGAGCCCACCCAGGCGGTAGTTGACCGACACATACACACATCCACGGCGCGCAAGACTCGCGCCGTCATACAGCGGGGTCGCCGAGCTGCCCAGGAAATAGCCCCCGCCGTGGATGAAGAACATCACCGGCAATGGCCCACTGACGGGCCCCTCGGGGGCCACCACGTTGAGAGTCAGGCAGTCCTCGCTGA
This window encodes:
- a CDS encoding carboxylesterase/lipase family protein — its product is MAKKPIRINTVNGTIEGFTRGGVHRFRGIPYAEPPVGPLRLRAPRPAQPWTGVRKCRTWGAASIQQHRFAIILPGKPQKLSEDCLTLNVVAPEGPVSGPLPVMFFIHGGGYFLGSSATPLYDGASLARRGCVYVSVNYRLGGLGCVDLSSLSDETHTIDSNLYLRDLVLALQWVRDNIGAFGGDPHNVTIFGESAGSHAVNTLLAVPSAAGLFHRVICQSTASGLVVSAEDAVVNARQFAKYLGATDSNAAETVLSAKSKNLVKALFRLIGSAKHVPGLSLRIGPSIDGDVLPLDPVEAMERGEAHRVPLIIGYNAEEATLFTKILKILPITPDALEHALSKDGPEFVQRIVGSYDGYPSEKALLQLAGDLAFGTAAWRVAEAHGQYAPTYFYRYDYATRALRRYGLGPTHAIELLAVFGTYRTVAGPILAGRRDRAAARAVSDEMQTRWLSFARTGSPGDGWPAHTVPERQVLIIDNPSRLEADPDGDRRPLWQDATSIV